The Armatimonadota bacterium genome contains a region encoding:
- a CDS encoding DUF1929 domain-containing protein, with protein sequence MRTHWRVLVGMGAMLGLALAQPQQQGRWDYLGLGSKRQDGGDLFIKWRAETLIFNYGTWPSALHDPPYKTGVPSWVNGNDQTYGIHAALLPGKWTPPGMSEPLPRGTVILWGLGKYYRLNDLFYSYTPYLLWHWRYPQDNMLQRRNYGHVRYLRDPLVSSYEYDYLNQANIFCSGHSTLHNGRLFVAGGHLDPQVNPPGEPPRYYGLKCAFTFNLDKYNDPAGNADVGAYGWSPMLGNPAGMDDRRWYPTPVGLPDGRMLIVGGFRFNPGPEPNDPDFHQWPHLTRTYGVWSPDTDPNGLGRFDWYALPSNLNNPDELGVLRRMGNIYPRLHLVSFMENGRLQADIVYTGPFVEAQRMDVAKIGEPNAWGPAIQVSPLRKYRHYGTSVLLPNPALNPTQWGEQALNQTLSLGGGVTDGCQNWFDPEILTFGARSQPIGFNTIFTPSELAAPRMHLNGVILPTGELFVLGGQSIPDVANCVWGRDDIVFDTLMLRPGTNGWLNSTWQRMAAMPSYMSDTGERTKTADGTRIYHSSALLLPDGRVLSTGTDASQTAFGPYQLNRIPLIYSPPYITQGLPRPRVTGQSKEENLDYGETISVQFDGTANPIRAVNLIRPGNNTHSFDFDQRMVRCYFRQTGAGQLEATMPWSPKIAPPGWYMMFLVDKSNVPSEAAWVHLRPVPNGGEELSLRVEFELGAYKLSPGDAQKNPIGIEVRAVGTGELLRVYTAPMSALDGQAGTTVRITTSLPEGQYDLRPLPYLNWIGKTTRASLRTNPTLRLTPAR encoded by the coding sequence ATGAGGACGCATTGGCGGGTGTTGGTCGGGATGGGGGCGATGTTGGGCTTGGCCTTGGCGCAGCCGCAACAGCAGGGCCGATGGGATTATCTGGGCCTTGGCTCCAAACGCCAGGACGGCGGCGACCTCTTTATCAAGTGGCGCGCCGAAACGCTGATCTTTAACTACGGTACCTGGCCGTCCGCTCTGCACGACCCGCCCTATAAGACTGGCGTGCCCAGTTGGGTGAACGGCAACGATCAGACCTACGGCATCCACGCCGCGCTGCTCCCCGGTAAGTGGACGCCGCCCGGCATGAGCGAGCCTTTGCCTAGAGGCACAGTGATCCTGTGGGGTCTTGGAAAGTACTACCGACTCAACGACCTCTTCTATAGCTACACGCCCTATTTGCTCTGGCATTGGCGATACCCGCAGGACAACATGCTCCAACGCAGGAACTACGGCCATGTTCGCTACCTGCGCGACCCGTTAGTGTCCAGTTACGAGTACGACTACCTGAACCAAGCGAACATCTTCTGCAGCGGACACTCCACTTTGCACAACGGACGCCTCTTCGTTGCGGGCGGGCATCTGGACCCGCAGGTCAATCCGCCGGGCGAACCTCCGCGCTACTACGGCCTCAAGTGCGCGTTCACTTTCAACTTAGACAAGTACAACGACCCAGCCGGAAACGCCGACGTGGGCGCCTATGGCTGGAGTCCCATGCTGGGCAACCCGGCGGGCATGGACGACCGGCGCTGGTATCCGACGCCCGTTGGACTGCCCGACGGCCGAATGCTGATCGTCGGTGGCTTTCGATTCAACCCGGGCCCGGAGCCGAACGACCCCGATTTTCATCAATGGCCGCATCTGACTCGCACCTACGGCGTTTGGTCGCCCGACACCGATCCGAACGGCTTGGGACGGTTCGACTGGTACGCCCTGCCGAGCAACCTGAACAACCCGGACGAGTTGGGCGTTCTACGACGCATGGGCAACATCTATCCGCGACTGCATTTAGTCTCGTTCATGGAAAACGGTCGGTTGCAGGCGGACATCGTCTATACCGGGCCGTTTGTCGAAGCGCAAAGGATGGACGTGGCTAAGATAGGCGAGCCCAACGCCTGGGGCCCGGCCATTCAGGTCAGTCCCTTGCGAAAGTACCGCCACTACGGAACCTCGGTGCTCTTGCCCAATCCGGCGCTCAACCCGACGCAATGGGGCGAACAAGCGCTCAACCAAACGCTCTCCTTGGGCGGCGGCGTAACGGACGGATGCCAAAACTGGTTCGACCCGGAGATTCTGACCTTTGGCGCGCGCTCTCAACCGATAGGCTTCAATACGATTTTCACACCCAGCGAGCTGGCCGCGCCTCGAATGCATCTGAACGGTGTGATCCTGCCCACGGGCGAACTGTTCGTGCTGGGCGGCCAGAGCATACCCGACGTGGCCAACTGCGTGTGGGGTCGGGACGACATCGTTTTCGATACCCTAATGCTGAGGCCGGGCACGAACGGATGGCTGAACTCGACCTGGCAACGCATGGCGGCCATGCCGAGCTACATGAGCGATACCGGCGAGCGCACCAAGACCGCCGATGGAACGCGCATCTACCATTCGTCCGCGCTGCTGCTGCCCGACGGCAGAGTCCTGTCGACCGGCACGGACGCTTCGCAGACGGCATTTGGCCCTTATCAATTAAATCGCATCCCGCTGATCTATTCACCCCCCTACATCACGCAGGGCCTGCCTCGCCCGCGAGTAACCGGTCAGTCCAAGGAAGAAAATCTCGATTATGGAGAGACGATCAGCGTCCAGTTTGACGGCACGGCCAACCCGATTCGAGCGGTCAACCTGATCCGGCCGGGCAACAACACGCACTCGTTCGATTTTGATCAGCGCATGGTGCGATGCTACTTCCGTCAGACTGGAGCAGGGCAGTTAGAAGCAACGATGCCCTGGTCGCCCAAAATTGCCCCGCCGGGCTGGTACATGATGTTTTTGGTCGATAAGAGCAACGTCCCTTCCGAGGCCGCTTGGGTGCATCTGCGACCCGTTCCTAATGGCGGCGAAGAACTGTCATTGCGGGTCGAGTTCGAACTGGGCGCCTACAAACTCTCGCCGGGCGACGCGCAGAAAAACCCGATCGGCATCGAAGTGCGGGCTGTCGGCACGGGCGAACTGTTGCGCGTTTACACTGCGCCGATGTCGGCTTTGGACGGGCAAGCCGGAACGACCGTGAGAATAACCACAAGCCTGCCGGAAGGGCAGTACGATCTGCGTCCTCTGCCCTATCTAAACTGGATCGGCAAGACGACCCGAGCCAGCTTGCGGACCAATCCGACCCTGCGCCTAACGCCCGCGCGATAG